A genomic window from Tolypothrix sp. PCC 7910 includes:
- a CDS encoding site-specific DNA-methyltransferase: MGMKAAKLDNASEQLAIPFASQGEKHTLIEQSNGYQLHYHHPHGKLYQGNSIEWLRTIDDETVPLIFADPPYNIKKAEWDNFESQEKYIQWSVEWIKEASRILTSSGSLFVCGFSEILADIKHPASKYFYSCRWLIWHYKNKANLGKDWGRSHESILHFRKSKSFQLNIDTIRIPYGNHTLKYPSHPQATTSNFSNNNKGHEWTPHPLGAKPKDVIEIPTTCNGMGEKTPHPTQKPEELLRKLVLAASKKNDIVLDPFSGSGTTLVVAEQLGRQWLGCELNPEYNNWAIERIEHVPTMTEEEWIEFDRKNVERRTSIR, from the coding sequence ATGGGAATGAAAGCAGCAAAGCTAGATAACGCATCTGAACAATTAGCAATTCCCTTTGCTTCTCAAGGAGAGAAGCACACCTTAATAGAGCAATCTAATGGGTATCAATTACACTATCATCATCCACACGGAAAACTCTATCAAGGGAATTCAATTGAATGGCTTCGCACCATTGATGATGAGACGGTGCCCCTCATATTTGCTGACCCTCCCTACAACATTAAGAAAGCTGAGTGGGATAATTTTGAGAGCCAAGAAAAGTATATTCAATGGTCAGTAGAATGGATTAAAGAAGCATCAAGAATCTTAACCTCATCAGGTTCTCTTTTTGTGTGTGGTTTTTCTGAAATACTCGCCGATATAAAGCACCCTGCATCAAAGTATTTTTATTCTTGCCGATGGCTTATTTGGCACTATAAAAATAAAGCAAATCTTGGCAAAGATTGGGGACGTTCGCATGAAAGTATTTTACATTTTAGAAAATCTAAATCTTTTCAACTTAATATTGATACTATTAGAATTCCCTACGGCAATCACACATTAAAATATCCCTCTCACCCGCAAGCGACAACCAGTAATTTTAGCAATAACAACAAAGGACATGAATGGACACCTCATCCTCTTGGCGCAAAACCTAAAGATGTAATAGAAATTCCAACTACCTGTAATGGCATGGGAGAAAAAACACCACATCCTACGCAAAAACCTGAGGAATTATTAAGAAAGTTAGTACTTGCTGCATCCAAGAAAAATGATATTGTTCTTGATCCATTTTCAGGAAGTGGTACCACATTAGTGGTCGCTGAACAATTAGGAAGACAATGGTTAGGCTGTGAGTTAAATCCTGAATACAATAATTGGGCAATAGAGAGAATTGAACATGTGCCTACGATGACAGAAGAAGAATGGATTGAATTTGATAGAAAAAATGTTGAACGCCGCACGAGTATTCGATGA